From one Salmo salar chromosome ssa09, Ssal_v3.1, whole genome shotgun sequence genomic stretch:
- the fbxo36a gene encoding F-box only protein 36a encodes MASLLGKKVFEINGQGPPPTKDFFQLTVTKTEVIWRSWKISLRIEFKGAAPGENKMTHDDFLHDARMQQQVGVVFGQQILQYTQALCQGNFDYLERLPNDLLFQILAFLELEDVAQLAQTTKRFHKLCNSPEFWEQTVRGRCDELTPDMEALANAMGWRKIFFAFFNTKEHQQYAQGGS; translated from the exons ATGGCGTCTCTACTTGGGAAGAAAGTGTTTGAAATAAATGGTCAGGGTCCCCCTCCGACAAAAGACTTTTTTCAGCTTACTGTCACTAAAACTGAG GTGATATGGAGATCGTGGAAGATTTCTTTACGGATTGAATTCAAGGGTGCTGCACCTGGAGAAAATAAGATGACCCACGATGACTTTTTGCATGATGCCCGCATGCAGC AACAAGTAGGTGTGGTGTTTGGCCAGCAGATCCTACAGTACACCCAAGCACTGTGCCAAGGGAACTTTGACTACCTGGAGCGCCTGCCCAATGACCTACTGTTCCAAATCCTGGCCTTCCTGGAACTGGAAGACGTAGCACAGCTGGCACAGACCACAAAGAGGTTCCACAAG CTCTGCAACTCGCCAGAGTTCTGGGAACAGACTGTGAGGGGTCGCTGTGATGAGCTCACACCTGACATGGAGGCCCTAGCCAACGCCATGGGCTGGAGGAAGATATTCTTTGCCTTCTTCAACACCAAAGAGCACCAGCAGTATGCACAGGGAGGTAGCTAG